In Streptomyces nodosus, one DNA window encodes the following:
- the hypA gene encoding hydrogenase maturation nickel metallochaperone HypA, giving the protein MHEMSIAMAVIGQVEEAAERAGDVTAVCSVRLQVGELAGVVPEALSFCFELACAGTVLEGAELITETVPGRARCAPCAQEWAVGVPPLLSCPQCDGGRTDLLSGRELQIVGVRWEDGRTPAPVPEPIPEEC; this is encoded by the coding sequence ATGCACGAGATGTCCATCGCGATGGCGGTGATCGGCCAGGTCGAGGAGGCCGCCGAGCGGGCCGGTGACGTCACGGCGGTGTGTTCGGTGCGGCTCCAGGTCGGCGAGCTGGCGGGCGTGGTGCCCGAGGCCCTGTCCTTCTGCTTCGAACTGGCCTGCGCGGGGACCGTGCTGGAGGGCGCCGAGCTGATCACGGAGACGGTGCCCGGCCGGGCCCGCTGCGCGCCGTGCGCCCAGGAATGGGCCGTGGGGGTGCCGCCGCTGCTGAGCTGTCCGCAGTGCGACGGCGGGAGGACCGACCTGCTGTCGGGCCGTGAACTGCAGATCGTCGGCGTGCGCTGGGAGGACGGCCGGACCCCCGCACCCGTCCCCGAACCGATCCCCGAGGAGTGCTGA
- the hypD gene encoding hydrogenase formation protein HypD yields MKYIDEFQNPDLARRLLDEIHATVTRPWALMEVCGGQTHSIIRHGIDQLLPEQVELIHGPGCPVCVTPLEVIDKALEIASRPEVIFCSFGDMLRVPGTGRDLFRVRGEGGDVRVVYSPLDALTIARQNPDRQVVFFGIGFETTAPPNAMTVYQARRLGVRNFSLLVSHVRVPPAIEAIMQSPSCRVQAFLAAGHVCSVMGVDEYPELAERHRVPIVVTGFEPLDILEGVRRTVAQLERGEHTVDNAYPRAVRPEGNQAAKAMLEDVFEVTDRSWRGIGMIPGSGWRLSPKYREYDAEHRFSVEDIRTSEPAECRSGEVLQGLLKPHECEAFGTLCTPRTPLGATMVSSEGACAAYYLYRRLDISPAPREATSVV; encoded by the coding sequence GTGAAGTACATCGACGAGTTCCAGAACCCGGACCTGGCGCGCAGGCTCCTCGACGAGATCCATGCCACGGTCACCAGGCCCTGGGCGCTGATGGAGGTCTGCGGCGGACAGACCCACTCGATCATCCGCCATGGCATCGACCAACTGCTGCCCGAACAGGTGGAGTTGATCCACGGTCCGGGCTGCCCGGTGTGTGTGACCCCGCTGGAGGTCATCGACAAGGCACTGGAGATCGCCTCCCGCCCCGAGGTGATCTTCTGCTCCTTCGGTGACATGCTCCGGGTGCCCGGCACCGGACGGGACCTGTTCCGGGTGCGGGGCGAGGGCGGGGACGTACGGGTGGTGTATTCGCCGCTGGACGCCCTGACGATCGCCCGGCAGAACCCGGACCGGCAGGTGGTGTTCTTCGGGATCGGCTTCGAGACCACCGCGCCGCCCAACGCCATGACGGTGTACCAGGCCCGCAGGCTGGGGGTGCGGAACTTCAGCCTGCTGGTGTCCCATGTGCGGGTGCCCCCCGCCATCGAGGCGATCATGCAATCCCCGAGCTGCCGGGTGCAGGCCTTCCTCGCCGCGGGGCATGTGTGCAGCGTGATGGGCGTGGACGAGTACCCGGAGCTGGCGGAGCGCCATCGCGTCCCGATCGTGGTGACCGGGTTCGAACCGCTGGACATCCTGGAGGGCGTACGCCGGACCGTGGCCCAGCTGGAGCGCGGCGAGCACACCGTCGACAACGCCTACCCGCGCGCCGTACGGCCCGAGGGGAACCAGGCGGCCAAGGCCATGCTGGAGGACGTCTTCGAGGTCACCGACCGCTCCTGGCGGGGCATCGGCATGATCCCCGGCAGCGGCTGGCGGCTGTCCCCGAAGTACCGGGAGTACGACGCCGAGCACCGCTTCTCGGTCGAGGACATCCGGACCAGCGAACCGGCCGAGTGCCGCAGCGGCGAGGTCCTCCAGGGCCTGCTCAAGCCGCACGAGTGCGAGGCCTTCGGCACCCTGTGCACCCCCCGCACCCCGCTCGGGGCCACCATGGTCTCCAGCGAGGGCGCCTGCGCCGCGTACTACCTCTACCGGCGCCTGGACATCAGCCCCGCGCCCCGGGAGGCGACCTCCGTTGTCTGA
- the hypE gene encoding hydrogenase expression/formation protein HypE, translating to MSDTVDLRPPALDPAAWTCPAPLRDQPRIVMGHGGGGALSAELVRHVFAPAFGGEALAQLGDAAAVSLGGVRLAFSTDSFVVRPLFFPGGSIGDLAVNGTVNDLAMSGARASYLSCGFILEEGVETETVARVAEALGVAARTAGVEVATGDTKVVEAGHGDGIYVNTAGIGLIPAGVDLRPQRVVPGDVVIVSGAMGVHGVAVMSVREGLEFGVEIESDCAALGTLVEAMLAVTPDLHVLRDPTRGGLAAVLNEIAAASGTGVAVTEREIPVPPAVANACAVLGLDPLYVANEGKLVAFVPRPHADAVLDAMRAHPLGRESVIIGEAVEDHPGMVVARTGLGGTRVVDMPIGEQLPRIC from the coding sequence TTGTCTGACACCGTCGATCTGCGACCCCCGGCCCTGGACCCGGCGGCCTGGACCTGTCCGGCCCCGCTGCGCGACCAGCCCCGTATCGTCATGGGCCACGGCGGGGGCGGGGCCCTCTCGGCCGAACTGGTCCGGCATGTCTTCGCGCCCGCCTTCGGAGGGGAGGCGCTCGCCCAGCTCGGCGACGCCGCGGCCGTGTCGCTGGGGGGCGTCCGGCTGGCCTTCTCCACCGACTCCTTCGTCGTCCGCCCGCTGTTCTTCCCCGGCGGCAGCATCGGTGACCTCGCCGTCAACGGCACCGTCAACGATCTCGCCATGAGCGGCGCCCGGGCCTCCTATCTCTCCTGCGGATTCATCCTGGAGGAGGGCGTCGAGACGGAGACCGTCGCCCGGGTGGCCGAGGCGCTCGGTGTGGCGGCGCGGACCGCCGGGGTGGAGGTGGCCACGGGCGACACCAAGGTGGTGGAGGCCGGTCACGGCGACGGCATCTACGTCAACACGGCCGGCATCGGACTGATCCCGGCCGGTGTGGATCTGCGGCCGCAGCGGGTGGTGCCCGGCGATGTGGTGATCGTCAGCGGGGCGATGGGTGTGCACGGGGTGGCCGTCATGAGTGTCCGTGAGGGCCTGGAGTTCGGTGTGGAGATCGAGAGCGACTGCGCGGCCCTCGGCACTCTGGTCGAGGCGATGCTGGCCGTCACCCCGGATCTGCACGTCCTGCGCGATCCCACCCGGGGCGGGCTGGCGGCGGTGCTGAACGAGATCGCCGCCGCCTCGGGCACCGGGGTCGCCGTCACGGAGCGCGAGATCCCGGTCCCGCCGGCCGTGGCCAACGCCTGTGCGGTGCTGGGCCTCGACCCCCTGTACGTCGCCAACGAGGGCAAGCTGGTGGCGTTCGTCCCCCGGCCGCACGCCGACGCGGTGCTGGACGCCATGCGGGCCCATCCGCTGGGCCGGGAATCCGTGATCAT
- the hypB gene encoding hydrogenase nickel incorporation protein HypB — protein MCRVVDLKQAVLAKNDRAAHTLRAELAARGTTVVNLLSSPGSGKTALLERELVLARERSVPVAALSADLATENDAARLARSGVPVKQVLTDGLCHLEAAMLARHLQGWLPDGTRLLFVENVGNLVCPASYDLGETLRVVLASVTEGEDKPLKYPTAFGLAQLVVVTKTDIADAVDFDEAAFRANVEQVNPGVEVLLTSARRDSGLGALLDRALAAADGAPLHEPVMAARPHDHGHTHDLLDDGADGHDHPHPHDHGHEHTDGTDVMAQSRS, from the coding sequence ATGTGCCGTGTGGTGGACCTGAAGCAGGCCGTACTCGCCAAGAACGACCGGGCGGCTCACACCCTGCGCGCCGAACTGGCCGCCCGCGGCACCACCGTGGTCAATCTGCTCTCCAGCCCCGGCAGCGGCAAGACCGCCCTGCTGGAGCGGGAACTGGTGCTGGCGCGTGAGCGGTCCGTGCCGGTCGCCGCGCTCAGCGCCGACCTCGCCACCGAGAACGACGCGGCCCGGCTGGCCCGTTCGGGCGTCCCGGTCAAGCAGGTGCTCACCGACGGGCTGTGCCATCTGGAGGCGGCGATGCTCGCGCGCCATCTGCAGGGCTGGCTGCCGGACGGGACCCGGCTGCTGTTCGTGGAGAACGTCGGCAATCTCGTCTGCCCGGCCTCGTACGACCTCGGGGAGACCCTGCGCGTGGTCCTCGCCTCCGTCACCGAGGGCGAGGACAAGCCGCTCAAGTACCCCACCGCCTTCGGTCTCGCCCAGCTGGTGGTGGTCACCAAGACCGATATCGCGGACGCCGTCGACTTCGACGAGGCGGCGTTCCGCGCCAACGTCGAGCAGGTCAACCCCGGGGTGGAGGTGCTGCTCACCTCGGCCCGCCGGGACTCGGGGCTCGGCGCCCTGCTCGACCGGGCGCTGGCGGCCGCGGACGGCGCCCCCCTTCACGAGCCCGTCATGGCGGCCCGGCCCCACGACCACGGGCACACACATGACCTCCTGGACGACGGCGCGGACGGCCATGACCACCCTCACCCGCACGACCACGGGCACGAGCACACGGACGGCACCGACGTCATGGCCCAGTCCCGCTCATGA
- a CDS encoding HypC/HybG/HupF family hydrogenase formation chaperone: MCLAVPGRVVKIEERDGTRMADVDFGGVVKEVCLEYLPDLQVGEYAVVHVGFALQRLDEESARQTLELFESLGMLQEEFGDPWELAAEAGGTPPPKREEARK, translated from the coding sequence ATGTGCCTGGCGGTACCCGGCAGAGTGGTGAAGATCGAGGAACGTGACGGCACCCGGATGGCCGACGTCGACTTCGGCGGGGTGGTCAAGGAGGTGTGCCTGGAGTATCTGCCCGACCTCCAGGTCGGCGAGTACGCCGTCGTCCATGTCGGCTTCGCCCTGCAACGCCTGGACGAGGAATCGGCCCGGCAGACGCTCGAACTCTTCGAGAGCCTCGGCATGCTCCAGGAGGAGTTCGGTGATCCCTGGGAGCTGGCCGCGGAGGCGGGCGGAACGCCTCCGCCCAAGCGCGAGGAGGCGCGCAAGTGA
- a CDS encoding enoyl-CoA hydratase-related protein yields MHILLVASAFNSLTQRVHAELRDHGHTVATELALPTTSLTEAVRRHAPRLVLAPMLKTSIPREVWADRPCFVVHPGPVGDRGPSSLDWAIQEGAGQWGVTVLQAEEELDAGAVWASVACPVPPVSKSDLYRGEIADAALAAVLLAVDRFASGAYVPLRQDTARTRPYLDQSVRHIDWHHDTTPAVLRKLRAADSQPGVLDTLLGEEWYLHGGHPEDILRGGPGELVATRAGAICRATSDGAVWIPELRRRRAPGRPPTFKLPAVQALGDRLPPLPRLPALPEPGWRTWTDIRYREERNVGVLSFSFPGGALGTTQCRRLLAAYRTACARPTSVLVLGGARDFFCNGIHLNVIEAAEDPAAEAWANINALDDLVEAVLTTTDRLVVAALGGNAAAGGAMLALAADEVWCRAGCVLNPHYRLMGLYGSEYWTYTLPRRVGAAAAERLMREALPVSAVSARGLGLVDRVLGCRPQDFPEETVRLAARLASLPGTRSRIAAKKAELDRRQGIEPLSAFRERELAEMHRVFHDPDAPYHALRRAFVRKEKPPGTPPHLALLPGGRTGTEPFRSQIPTTGRTAQ; encoded by the coding sequence GTGCACATCCTGCTCGTGGCCAGCGCGTTCAACAGCCTCACCCAGCGCGTACACGCCGAACTGCGCGACCACGGCCACACCGTGGCGACGGAACTCGCTCTGCCCACCACCTCACTGACGGAAGCGGTACGGCGGCACGCGCCACGGCTCGTCCTGGCGCCGATGCTGAAGACCTCCATCCCCCGGGAGGTGTGGGCCGACCGCCCCTGCTTCGTCGTCCACCCGGGCCCCGTGGGGGACCGGGGACCGTCCTCGCTCGACTGGGCGATCCAGGAGGGCGCCGGACAATGGGGGGTGACGGTCCTCCAGGCCGAGGAGGAGCTGGACGCCGGTGCCGTGTGGGCGTCCGTCGCCTGCCCCGTCCCCCCGGTGTCCAAGAGCGACCTGTACCGGGGCGAGATCGCCGACGCGGCACTCGCGGCCGTCCTGCTCGCCGTGGACCGCTTCGCCTCCGGTGCGTACGTCCCGCTCCGGCAGGACACCGCGCGCACCCGCCCGTACCTCGACCAGAGCGTCCGGCACATCGACTGGCACCACGACACGACCCCGGCCGTGCTGCGCAAGCTGCGCGCCGCGGACTCCCAGCCCGGAGTGCTGGACACCCTGCTCGGCGAGGAGTGGTATCTGCACGGCGGCCATCCGGAGGACATCCTGCGCGGCGGCCCGGGGGAACTGGTCGCCACCAGGGCCGGGGCGATCTGCCGGGCGACGAGCGACGGCGCCGTATGGATCCCCGAGCTGCGGCGGCGGCGCGCACCGGGCCGGCCGCCCACCTTCAAACTCCCCGCCGTGCAGGCCCTCGGCGACCGGCTGCCCCCGCTGCCGCGGCTGCCCGCGCTCCCGGAGCCCGGGTGGCGCACCTGGACCGACATCCGCTACCGGGAGGAGCGGAACGTCGGCGTCCTCTCGTTCTCCTTCCCGGGCGGCGCCCTCGGCACCACCCAGTGCCGGCGTCTGCTGGCGGCCTACCGGACGGCCTGCGCGCGCCCGACCTCGGTGCTGGTGCTGGGCGGCGCACGGGACTTCTTCTGCAACGGGATCCACCTCAATGTCATCGAGGCCGCCGAGGACCCCGCGGCCGAGGCCTGGGCCAACATCAACGCCCTCGACGACCTCGTCGAGGCGGTCCTGACGACCACGGACCGGCTGGTGGTCGCCGCGCTCGGGGGCAATGCCGCCGCCGGAGGGGCGATGCTCGCCCTGGCCGCCGACGAGGTGTGGTGCCGCGCCGGCTGTGTGCTGAACCCGCACTACCGGCTGATGGGCCTCTACGGCTCGGAGTACTGGACGTACACGCTGCCCCGCCGGGTGGGTGCGGCGGCGGCCGAACGGCTGATGCGCGAGGCCCTGCCGGTCAGCGCGGTGAGCGCCCGCGGCCTCGGTCTCGTCGACCGGGTGCTCGGCTGCCGGCCGCAGGACTTCCCGGAGGAGACCGTCCGGCTGGCGGCCCGGCTGGCGTCGCTGCCCGGCACCCGGTCCCGTATCGCGGCGAAGAAGGCGGAACTGGACCGCCGGCAGGGCATCGAGCCCCTCTCCGCTTTCCGGGAACGGGAACTGGCCGAGATGCACCGCGTCTTCCACGACCCCGACGCCCCCTATCACGCCCTCAGACGCGCCTTCGTGCGCAAGGAGAAGCCGCCCGGCACACCCCCGCACCTCGCACTTCTGCCGGGCGGCCGGACCGGGACCGAGCCGTTCCGGTCCCAGATCCCGACGACCGGAAGGACCGCGCAGTGA
- a CDS encoding hydrogenase maturation protease — protein sequence MSIPPDDGRVLVAGIGNVFLGDDGFGVEAVRALLGRELPGQVEVVDIGVRGMHLAYQLLDGYDTLILVDATRRGEKPGTLYVIEHDLAAGDAPEGIPLDGHRMAPDAVLALLGTLCAGTGTPPPRRTLVVGCEPASVEERIGLSPPVSAAVPEAVRLIEDLLRTVRPGGPAAESPAL from the coding sequence ATGAGCATCCCCCCGGACGACGGCAGAGTCCTGGTGGCCGGCATCGGGAACGTCTTCCTCGGTGACGACGGCTTCGGCGTGGAGGCCGTGCGCGCGCTCCTGGGGCGTGAGCTGCCCGGGCAGGTCGAGGTCGTGGACATCGGGGTGCGCGGAATGCACCTCGCCTATCAACTCCTCGACGGCTACGACACCCTGATCCTCGTGGACGCCACCCGGCGCGGCGAGAAGCCCGGCACCCTCTATGTCATCGAGCACGACCTCGCCGCGGGGGACGCCCCCGAAGGCATTCCGCTCGACGGCCACCGGATGGCCCCCGACGCCGTGCTCGCCCTGCTGGGCACGCTCTGCGCGGGAACCGGCACGCCCCCGCCCCGGCGCACCCTGGTGGTGGGATGCGAACCCGCCTCGGTGGAGGAGCGCATCGGCCTCAGCCCACCGGTGTCCGCGGCCGTTCCCGAGGCGGTCCGGCTGATCGAGGACCTGCTGCGGACCGTGCGACCGGGCGGTCCGGCGGCCGAGTCGCCGGCGCTGTGA
- the hypF gene encoding carbamoyltransferase HypF → MSGALPAGVAVRAPLRRKVTVRGVVQGVGFRPHVYALATRLGLSGHVTNTPEGVVAEVEGTPGAVDRFCDRLAAEAPPLARVDLVEHREIPTVGDTAFTILASRTDGPAGTLIPPDTATCAACLSELADPADRRHRHPFVTCTHCGPRFTIVTGLPYDRAHTTMAGFPLCPDCAHEYVDPADRRFHAQPVACRSCGPRLRLLVPPPDGDGPPAPAAGDPVDGARALLARGAILAVKGLGGYHLACDAMNPAAVARLRRRKARGAKPFALMAQDLDTVEQSVRITPEERGLLTGAGRPIVLLRRRVPEPRGTEIPGPAEAVAPGSPDLGIMLPYTPVHHLLLGLPGDPEGPRLLVMTSGNVSGEPIVTDDTEALERLARLADAWLMHDRPIHVPCDDSVVRVCDGQPLIVRRARGYAPLPLTLPVPVRPALAVGGDLKNVFCLGEGRRAWLSAHIGDMDDLATQRAFGRAVTQLEAITPVRPRLLAADRHPGYRSARWADRNAGGRPVVRVQHHHAHVAAAMAEHGLDGSRPVLGVAFDGTGYGDDGAVWGGEFLLADYDGCTRFGHLAYVPLPGGDAAIHRPYRMALAHLWTAGIRWSAELPCAAACPPGERRVLERQLERNLNCVPTSSMGRLFDAVSSLAGVCHRAGYEAQAAVELEAAALRGPAGDTAAYAFAVRAAEEDGGPLRADPAPVLAAIVDDLRAGTGPDLIAARFHRAVTGVVHRLCVLARERHGVDTVALTGGVFLNSVLSSACAGALGADGFTVLRHRLVPPGDGGLALGQLMVAARAGGAPG, encoded by the coding sequence ATGAGCGGTGCGCTCCCGGCGGGTGTCGCCGTCCGGGCCCCGCTGCGCCGAAAGGTCACGGTACGGGGCGTCGTGCAGGGCGTGGGCTTCCGGCCGCACGTCTACGCCCTCGCCACCCGGCTCGGCCTGTCGGGCCATGTGACCAACACCCCGGAGGGCGTCGTCGCGGAGGTCGAGGGAACACCCGGGGCCGTCGACCGGTTCTGCGACCGCCTCGCGGCGGAGGCGCCACCGCTGGCCCGCGTGGACCTGGTGGAGCACCGGGAGATCCCCACCGTCGGCGACACCGCGTTCACCATCCTCGCCTCCCGCACCGACGGACCGGCCGGAACCCTGATCCCGCCCGACACGGCCACCTGTGCCGCCTGCCTGAGCGAACTGGCCGACCCCGCCGACCGGCGCCACCGCCACCCCTTCGTCACCTGCACCCACTGCGGCCCGCGGTTCACGATCGTCACCGGTCTGCCCTACGACCGGGCCCACACCACCATGGCCGGGTTCCCGCTGTGCCCCGACTGTGCCCACGAGTACGTGGATCCGGCCGACCGCCGCTTCCACGCCCAGCCGGTCGCCTGCCGCTCCTGCGGGCCACGGCTGCGACTGCTCGTCCCTCCGCCGGACGGGGACGGCCCCCCGGCACCCGCCGCGGGAGACCCCGTCGACGGGGCCCGGGCACTTCTGGCGCGCGGCGCGATCCTCGCCGTCAAGGGCCTCGGCGGCTACCACCTGGCCTGCGACGCCATGAATCCCGCGGCCGTCGCCCGGCTGCGCCGCCGCAAGGCCAGGGGAGCCAAACCGTTCGCCCTGATGGCCCAGGACCTCGACACCGTCGAGCAGTCGGTCCGGATCACTCCCGAGGAGCGCGGTCTGCTCACCGGCGCCGGCCGGCCCATCGTGCTGCTGCGCCGCCGCGTCCCGGAACCGCGGGGCACGGAGATCCCCGGCCCGGCCGAGGCGGTCGCCCCCGGCAGTCCCGACCTCGGCATCATGCTGCCGTACACCCCCGTGCACCATCTGCTGCTCGGTCTGCCCGGCGACCCCGAGGGCCCCCGGCTGCTCGTCATGACCAGCGGCAATGTGTCCGGCGAGCCCATCGTCACCGACGACACCGAGGCACTGGAGCGGCTGGCGCGACTGGCCGACGCCTGGCTGATGCACGACCGGCCGATCCATGTGCCCTGCGACGACTCCGTGGTGCGGGTCTGCGACGGACAGCCGCTGATCGTGCGGCGCGCCCGCGGCTATGCGCCGCTGCCGCTGACGCTGCCGGTGCCCGTGCGTCCGGCGCTCGCCGTCGGCGGGGACCTCAAGAACGTGTTCTGTCTGGGCGAGGGACGCCGGGCCTGGCTGTCCGCTCACATCGGGGACATGGACGACCTCGCCACCCAGCGGGCCTTCGGCCGTGCCGTGACCCAGCTGGAGGCCATCACCCCCGTGCGGCCGCGACTGCTGGCGGCCGACCGGCATCCCGGCTACCGCTCCGCCCGGTGGGCCGACCGCAACGCGGGGGGCCGACCTGTCGTCCGGGTCCAGCACCATCACGCCCATGTCGCCGCCGCGATGGCCGAACACGGACTCGACGGCAGTCGGCCGGTGCTCGGCGTCGCCTTCGACGGCACCGGCTACGGGGACGACGGGGCGGTGTGGGGCGGGGAGTTCCTGCTCGCGGACTACGACGGCTGCACCCGGTTCGGACATCTGGCGTATGTGCCGCTGCCCGGGGGAGACGCCGCGATCCACCGGCCGTACCGGATGGCACTCGCCCATCTGTGGACCGCCGGGATCCGCTGGTCGGCGGAGCTGCCCTGCGCTGCCGCCTGCCCGCCCGGTGAACGCCGCGTACTGGAACGGCAGTTGGAGCGGAATCTGAACTGTGTGCCCACCTCCAGCATGGGCCGGCTCTTCGACGCGGTGTCCTCTCTGGCGGGCGTCTGCCACCGGGCGGGCTACGAGGCCCAGGCCGCGGTCGAACTGGAGGCCGCCGCGCTGCGGGGACCCGCCGGGGACACGGCCGCCTACGCCTTCGCCGTCAGGGCGGCCGAGGAGGACGGCGGCCCGCTCCGCGCGGATCCGGCACCCGTGCTCGCGGCGATCGTGGACGACCTGCGCGCGGGCACCGGACCGGACCTGATCGCGGCCCGCTTCCACCGGGCCGTCACCGGCGTCGTCCACCGCCTCTGTGTGCTCGCCCGGGAGCGGCACGGAGTGGACACGGTCGCCCTGACCGGCGGTGTGTTCCTCAACTCCGTGCTCTCCTCGGCCTGCGCCGGGGCTCTGGGCGCGGACGGCTTCACGGTGCTGCGCCACCGGCTGGTCCCACCGGGCGACGGCGGACTGGCCCTGGGGCAGCTCATGGTGGCCGCGCGCGCAGGAGGCGCCCCCGGCTGA
- a CDS encoding chitosanase — protein MAYASPSGSSGTGPARTPRRALLVLFGASLVGAPVLGTPHARAAPGTAGASGLDSPAKKEIAMELVASAENSTLDWRAQYRYIEDLGDGRGYTAGIVGFCSGTGDLLDLVRLYTRRRPGNVLARYLPALRGVDGTGSHRGLDPGFPADWRGAARDAAFRRAQDDERDRVYFEPAVRRGKADGLGVLGQFLYYDALVMHGDGDDPESFRGIRGRALHGARTPARGGAETEYLGAFLDARVWAMKREKAHSDTSRVDTAQRVFLRAGNLNLDPPLDWKVYGDRYHIG, from the coding sequence GTGGCATATGCGTCCCCTTCCGGCTCTTCCGGAACAGGCCCCGCCCGCACCCCGCGCCGCGCTCTTCTCGTGCTGTTCGGGGCGTCCCTGGTGGGCGCCCCGGTGCTCGGCACCCCGCACGCCCGGGCCGCTCCGGGGACCGCCGGGGCGAGCGGACTCGACAGCCCGGCGAAGAAGGAGATCGCCATGGAACTGGTGGCGAGCGCGGAGAACTCCACCCTCGACTGGCGGGCCCAGTACCGGTACATCGAGGACCTCGGCGACGGGCGCGGCTACACCGCGGGGATCGTCGGATTCTGCTCCGGCACCGGTGACCTGCTGGACCTCGTCCGGCTCTACACCCGCCGCAGGCCGGGGAACGTGCTCGCCCGGTATCTGCCGGCCCTGCGCGGGGTCGACGGCACCGGCTCGCACCGGGGACTCGACCCCGGCTTCCCGGCGGACTGGCGCGGGGCGGCACGGGACGCGGCGTTCCGGCGGGCACAGGACGACGAACGCGACCGGGTGTACTTCGAGCCCGCCGTCCGGCGGGGCAAGGCGGACGGGCTGGGGGTGCTGGGCCAGTTCCTGTACTACGACGCCCTCGTCATGCACGGCGACGGGGACGATCCGGAGAGCTTCCGCGGCATCCGGGGACGCGCCCTGCACGGGGCGCGGACTCCGGCGCGGGGCGGAGCCGAGACGGAATACCTCGGCGCCTTCCTGGACGCGCGGGTGTGGGCCATGAAGCGGGAGAAGGCCCACAGCGACACCAGCAGGGTCGACACCGCCCAGCGGGTCTTCCTGCGCGCGGGCAATCTGAACCTGGACCCGCCGCTGGACTGGAAGGTGTACGGGGACCGCTATCACATCGGCTGA